A window of the Zeugodacus cucurbitae isolate PBARC_wt_2022May chromosome 4, idZeuCucr1.2, whole genome shotgun sequence genome harbors these coding sequences:
- the LOC105211133 gene encoding epsin-1 isoform X1, translated as MRKQKEDMQVNVAGLRRNIKNLAHNYSDAQVKVREATSNDPWGPSATIMAEIADLTYNVVAFSEIMQMIWKRLNDHGKNWRHVYKALILLEYLIKTGTEKVAQQCKENIFAIQTLREFVYFEEGKDQGTHVREKAKQLVNLLKDDERLKNERVKALKAKERFAQHPSGFGSDGYIDGPTHRDMPPGWQEEPKPVSELERVRPQTAGEEELQLQLAMAMSREEAEQEEAKRRSDDVRLQLALSQSEQDFKDQTVPAAAPKREEPQSHLLDLLDISLGATSISSPPLGATGGSGDPWGTPARAASQLSDPWSGTSSPQIDPWQPAAAMRAATASAPLGAVGGLGSNGGDAWGLTRTQSPSVASGSSTEGWLHSNGGGGAGITGAVGGAALLNGNSLGGGAIGGLDPWLSKTGGMGGAAAAEKLEPADPWLTESVKPVTMAPLAAAPNVDPWAPKAGAANDDPWKSTQTNVVKKPSPDLDEFDIITNRNKTGDLLIDGLTSASNNNNASLLDDLDPLSATNSSLNASATNTNKQLKTPQSFLGENSSLVNLDNLIKPVQTQSQAGNAAYNPFSDTVIPPKTNLFQQQQPAVPSINQLKQQQPFAMTMNQDPWAPVANSTNASQPSRNFFTDYDSDDFTSFNSGGGGGGEHNHNDLLNNSNNNNNNNSNKQANNNNYNNQNNNKNKQAMPYSKSDYDVFNSTFASSSDFFTYPNNNKNNNSNNKIQHDGPYQFQTQVQIHSQSVDNIRNMQIASVDSDTELQAKASSTTLRQPNMLAGGSFHTSIGSNNNTLTMQPTHAPTASSHFEPFADFGSAIKSDFPSVGGNFINNNNSSNNNNNNNPLSNYAFGQTSISNANAKYPAAPPLTSTYSNALSAALADTPGIKIAPVTMLPSTSATTMPTTTTFGYPAGFGNSLDSNGAGSGGGSLFNYGFFDANSTMNYHNNNNFSNNLDNNALFTSSSAALGNCKLENNNNMPWMNPEAASSSNPFLS; from the exons A TGCGAAAACAAAAGGAAGACATGCAAGTGAATGTCGCTGGTTTACGTCGGAACATCAAAAATCTCGCGCACAACTACTCAGATGCGCAG GTGAAAGTACGCGAGGCCACCTCCAATGATCCATGGGGGCCATCGGCCACGATAATGGCCGAAATCGCCGATCTCACCTACAATGTGGTTGCCTTCTCGGAGATAATGCAAATGATTTGGAAGCGTCTGAATGATCATGGCAAGAACTGGCGTCACGTCTACAAGGCGCTCATACTGCTGGAGTATTTAATCAAAACCGGCACCGAGAAGGTAGCGCAACAGTGCAAAGAGAACATTTTCGCCATACAAACGCTGCGTGAATTCGTCTACTTCGAGGAGGGTAAAGATCAGGGCACGCATGTACGTGAAAAGGCCAAGCAGTTGGTGAATCTGCTGAAAGACGATGAACGTTTGAAAAACGAACGCGTGAAAGCATTGAAGGCGAAAGAACGCTTTGCGCAACATCCCAGTGGTTTTGGTAGTGACGGTTATATTGATGGACCGACGCATCGTGATATGCCGCCCGGTTGGCAAGAGGAGCCGAAGCCGGTGTCCGAGCTCGAGAGGGTGCGTCCACAAACGGCAGGCGAAGAGGAGCTACAGCTGCAGTTGGCAATGGCGATGTCGCGCGAAGAAGCCGAACAAGAGGAGGCTAAGCGACGTAGCGATGATGTGCGTCTACAGCTTGCGCTGAGCCAGAGTGAACAGGATTTCAA AGATCAAACTGTACCGGCGGCGGCGCCAAAACGGGAAGAACCACAATCACATCTTCTAGATTTGCTGGACATTTCTCTGGGCGCCACGAGCATTTCGAGTCCACCATTGGGCGCTACCGGCGGCAGTGGTGATCCATGGGGCACGCCGGCACGTGCTGCCAGTCAG CTCTCGGATCCTTGGTCGGGCACATCGTCGCCACAAATCGATCCTTGGCAACCGGCCGCAGCTATGCGTGCAGCCACAGCTTCAGCACCACTGGGCGCCGTTGGCGGTTTAGGCAGTAATGGTGGCGATGCTTGGGGTCTAACACGCACACAATCGCCGTCCGTCGCTTCCGGCTCATCGACTGAGGGTTGGCTGCATAgcaatggtggtggtggtgctggcATCACCGGTGCGGTTGGTGGCGCTGCGCTTTTGAATGGCAATTCGCTGGGCGGCGGTGCGATTGGTGGTCTGGATCCTTGGCTATCGAAAACTGGCGGCATGGGTGGCGCTGCGGCAGCGGAGAAATTGGAACCGGCGGATCCATGGTTGACGGAAAGTGTGAAACCAGTTACTATGGCACCACTGGCGGCTGCGCCCAATGTCGATCCGTGGGCGCCCAAAGCTGGAGCGGCAAATGATGATCCCTGGAAGAGCACTCAAACGAATGTGGTTAAG AAGCCTTCGCCCGATTTGGATGAGTTCGATATAATAACCAATCGTAATAAGACTGGCGATTTATTAATCGATGGCTTGACAAGTGCTTCGAACAACAATAAcg CATCGCTACTCGATGATTTGGATCCACTGTCTGCAACGAATTCATCGCTCAATGCATCAGCAACGAATACGAACAAACAACTGAAAACACCGCAATCGTTCTTAGGTGAAAATTCGTCATTAGTTAACTTGGATAATCTAATAAAGCCCGTGCAAACGCAGTCACAAGCTGGCAATGCTGCCTACAATCCATTTAGCGATACTGTTATACCACCAAAAACAAATCtattccaacaacaacagcctgCG GTACCGTCCATTAACCAGCTAAAACAGCAACAGCCTTTTGCTATGACTATGAACCAGGATCCTTGGGCGCCGGTCGCTAATTCCACTAATGCGTCACAG CCCTCCAGAAACTTCTTTACTGATTATGATAGCGACGATTTCACAAGTTTCAAtagcggtggcggcggcggcggcgaacATAATCATAATGACTTActtaacaacagcaataacaacaataataataatagcaacaaacaagccaacaacaataactacaacaatcagaataacaacaagaacaagcaGGCAATGCCGTACTCCAAGAGTGATTATGACGTCTTCAACTCTACATTTGCCAGCTCCAGTGATTTCTTTACTtatcccaacaacaacaaaaacaacaatagcaataataaaatcCAGCATGATGGACCATATCAATTCCAAACGCAAGTACAAATTCATAGTCAAAGCGTTGACAATATACGTAATATGCAAATCGCCAGCGTCGATAGCGACACTGAACTGCAGGCTAAAGCCTCATCCACCACGCTACGTCAACCCAATATGCTGGCCGGTGGCAGCTTCCATACCAGCatcggcagcaacaacaatacgctGACCATGCAGCCAACACACGCACCCACCGCGAGCAGCCACTTTGAGCCCTTTGCTGACTTTGGCAGCGCAATTAAGTCGGATTTTCCGAGTGTCGGtggtaattttattaataataacaacagcagcaacaacaacaacaacaacaatcctcTTTCGAATTACGCATTTGGCCAGACATCAATCAGCAATGCAAATGCCAAATATCCAGCAGCGCCGCCATTGACGTCAACCTACAGCAATGCCTTGTCTGCGGCGCTGGCCGATACGCCCGGAATTAAGATAGCGCCGGTCACAATGCTGCCATCAACGTCAGCtacaacaatgccaacaacaacaacatttggtTATCCGGCTGGTTTTGGCAACAGCCTTGATAGTAACGGTGCTGGTAGTGGCGGTGGTTCTCTCTTCAATTATGGCTTCTTTGATGCGAATTCTACAATGAactatcacaacaacaacaattttagcaATAATCTCGATAATAATGCTTTGTTTACGTCGTCGTCAGCAGCGCTGGGCAACTGCAAGCTGGAA aacaacaataatatgcCTTGGATGAACCCGGAAGCAGCATCGTCGTCGAATCCATTCTTAtcgtaa
- the LOC105211133 gene encoding epsin-1 isoform X6, whose product MRKQKEDMQVNVAGLRRNIKNLAHNYSDAQVKVREATSNDPWGPSATIMAEIADLTYNVVAFSEIMQMIWKRLNDHGKNWRHVYKALILLEYLIKTGTEKVAQQCKENIFAIQTLREFVYFEEGKDQGTHVREKAKQLVNLLKDDERLKNERVKALKAKERFAQHPSGFGSDGYIDGPTHRDMPPGWQEEPKPVSELERVRPQTAGEEELQLQLAMAMSREEAEQEEAKRRSDDVRLQLALSQSEQDFKDQTVPAAAPKREEPQSHLLDLLDISLGATSISSPPLGATGGSGDPWGTPARAASQLSDPWSGTSSPQIDPWQPAAAMRAATASAPLGAVGGLGSNGGDAWGLTRTQSPSVASGSSTEGWLHSNGGGGAGITGAVGGAALLNGNSLGGGAIGGLDPWLSKTGGMGGAAAAEKLEPADPWLTESVKPVTMAPLAAAPNVDPWAPKAGAANDDPWKSTQTNVVKKPSPDLDEFDIITNRNKTGDLLIDGLTSASNNNNASLLDDLDPLSATNSSLNASATNTNKQLKTPQSFLGENSSLVNLDNLIKPVQTQSQAGNAAYNPFSDTVIPPKTNLFQQQQPAVPSINQLKQQQPFAMTMNQDPWAPVANSTNASQNNNNMPWMNPEAASSSNPFLS is encoded by the exons A TGCGAAAACAAAAGGAAGACATGCAAGTGAATGTCGCTGGTTTACGTCGGAACATCAAAAATCTCGCGCACAACTACTCAGATGCGCAG GTGAAAGTACGCGAGGCCACCTCCAATGATCCATGGGGGCCATCGGCCACGATAATGGCCGAAATCGCCGATCTCACCTACAATGTGGTTGCCTTCTCGGAGATAATGCAAATGATTTGGAAGCGTCTGAATGATCATGGCAAGAACTGGCGTCACGTCTACAAGGCGCTCATACTGCTGGAGTATTTAATCAAAACCGGCACCGAGAAGGTAGCGCAACAGTGCAAAGAGAACATTTTCGCCATACAAACGCTGCGTGAATTCGTCTACTTCGAGGAGGGTAAAGATCAGGGCACGCATGTACGTGAAAAGGCCAAGCAGTTGGTGAATCTGCTGAAAGACGATGAACGTTTGAAAAACGAACGCGTGAAAGCATTGAAGGCGAAAGAACGCTTTGCGCAACATCCCAGTGGTTTTGGTAGTGACGGTTATATTGATGGACCGACGCATCGTGATATGCCGCCCGGTTGGCAAGAGGAGCCGAAGCCGGTGTCCGAGCTCGAGAGGGTGCGTCCACAAACGGCAGGCGAAGAGGAGCTACAGCTGCAGTTGGCAATGGCGATGTCGCGCGAAGAAGCCGAACAAGAGGAGGCTAAGCGACGTAGCGATGATGTGCGTCTACAGCTTGCGCTGAGCCAGAGTGAACAGGATTTCAA AGATCAAACTGTACCGGCGGCGGCGCCAAAACGGGAAGAACCACAATCACATCTTCTAGATTTGCTGGACATTTCTCTGGGCGCCACGAGCATTTCGAGTCCACCATTGGGCGCTACCGGCGGCAGTGGTGATCCATGGGGCACGCCGGCACGTGCTGCCAGTCAG CTCTCGGATCCTTGGTCGGGCACATCGTCGCCACAAATCGATCCTTGGCAACCGGCCGCAGCTATGCGTGCAGCCACAGCTTCAGCACCACTGGGCGCCGTTGGCGGTTTAGGCAGTAATGGTGGCGATGCTTGGGGTCTAACACGCACACAATCGCCGTCCGTCGCTTCCGGCTCATCGACTGAGGGTTGGCTGCATAgcaatggtggtggtggtgctggcATCACCGGTGCGGTTGGTGGCGCTGCGCTTTTGAATGGCAATTCGCTGGGCGGCGGTGCGATTGGTGGTCTGGATCCTTGGCTATCGAAAACTGGCGGCATGGGTGGCGCTGCGGCAGCGGAGAAATTGGAACCGGCGGATCCATGGTTGACGGAAAGTGTGAAACCAGTTACTATGGCACCACTGGCGGCTGCGCCCAATGTCGATCCGTGGGCGCCCAAAGCTGGAGCGGCAAATGATGATCCCTGGAAGAGCACTCAAACGAATGTGGTTAAG AAGCCTTCGCCCGATTTGGATGAGTTCGATATAATAACCAATCGTAATAAGACTGGCGATTTATTAATCGATGGCTTGACAAGTGCTTCGAACAACAATAAcg CATCGCTACTCGATGATTTGGATCCACTGTCTGCAACGAATTCATCGCTCAATGCATCAGCAACGAATACGAACAAACAACTGAAAACACCGCAATCGTTCTTAGGTGAAAATTCGTCATTAGTTAACTTGGATAATCTAATAAAGCCCGTGCAAACGCAGTCACAAGCTGGCAATGCTGCCTACAATCCATTTAGCGATACTGTTATACCACCAAAAACAAATCtattccaacaacaacagcctgCG GTACCGTCCATTAACCAGCTAAAACAGCAACAGCCTTTTGCTATGACTATGAACCAGGATCCTTGGGCGCCGGTCGCTAATTCCACTAATGCGTCACAG aacaacaataatatgcCTTGGATGAACCCGGAAGCAGCATCGTCGTCGAATCCATTCTTAtcgtaa
- the LOC105211133 gene encoding epsin-1 isoform X4, producing the protein MRKQKEDMQVNVAGLRRNIKNLAHNYSDAQVKVREATSNDPWGPSATIMAEIADLTYNVVAFSEIMQMIWKRLNDHGKNWRHVYKALILLEYLIKTGTEKVAQQCKENIFAIQTLREFVYFEEGKDQGTHVREKAKQLVNLLKDDERLKNERVKALKAKERFAQHPSGFGSDGYIDGPTHRDMPPGWQEEPKPVSELERVRPQTAGEEELQLQLAMAMSREEAEQEEAKRRSDDVRLQLALSQSEQDFKDQTVPAAAPKREEPQSHLLDLLDISLGATSISSPPLGATGGSGDPWGTPARAASQLSDPWSGTSSPQIDPWQPAAAMRAATASAPLGAVGGLGSNGGDAWGLTRTQSPSVASGSSTEGWLHSNGGGGAGITGAVGGAALLNGNSLGGGAIGGLDPWLSKTGGMGGAAAAEKLEPADPWLTESVKPVTMAPLAAAPNVDPWAPKAGAANDDPWKSTQTNVVKPSPDLDEFDIITNRNKTGDLLIDGLTSASNNNNASLLDDLDPLSATNSSLNASATNTNKQLKTPQSFLGENSSLVNLDNLIKPVQTQSQAGNAAYNPFSDTVIPPKTNLFQQQQPAVPSINQLKQQQPFAMTMNQDPWAPVANSTNASQPSRNFFTDYDSDDFTSFNSGGGGGGEHNHNDLLNNSNNNNNNNSNKQANNNNYNNQNNNKNKQAMPYSKSDYDVFNSTFASSSDFFTYPNNNKNNNSNNKIQHDGPYQFQTQVQIHSQSVDNIRNMQIASVDSDTELQAKASSTTLRQPNMLAGGSFHTSIGSNNNTLTMQPTHAPTASSHFEPFADFGSAIKSDFPSVGGNFINNNNSSNNNNNNNPLSNYAFGQTSISNANAKYPAAPPLTSTYSNALSAALADTPGIKIAPVTMLPSTSATTMPTTTTFGYPAGFGNSLDSNGAGSGGGSLFNYGFFDANSTMNYHNNNNFSNNLDNNALFTSSSAALGNCKLENNNNMPWMNPEAASSSNPFLS; encoded by the exons A TGCGAAAACAAAAGGAAGACATGCAAGTGAATGTCGCTGGTTTACGTCGGAACATCAAAAATCTCGCGCACAACTACTCAGATGCGCAG GTGAAAGTACGCGAGGCCACCTCCAATGATCCATGGGGGCCATCGGCCACGATAATGGCCGAAATCGCCGATCTCACCTACAATGTGGTTGCCTTCTCGGAGATAATGCAAATGATTTGGAAGCGTCTGAATGATCATGGCAAGAACTGGCGTCACGTCTACAAGGCGCTCATACTGCTGGAGTATTTAATCAAAACCGGCACCGAGAAGGTAGCGCAACAGTGCAAAGAGAACATTTTCGCCATACAAACGCTGCGTGAATTCGTCTACTTCGAGGAGGGTAAAGATCAGGGCACGCATGTACGTGAAAAGGCCAAGCAGTTGGTGAATCTGCTGAAAGACGATGAACGTTTGAAAAACGAACGCGTGAAAGCATTGAAGGCGAAAGAACGCTTTGCGCAACATCCCAGTGGTTTTGGTAGTGACGGTTATATTGATGGACCGACGCATCGTGATATGCCGCCCGGTTGGCAAGAGGAGCCGAAGCCGGTGTCCGAGCTCGAGAGGGTGCGTCCACAAACGGCAGGCGAAGAGGAGCTACAGCTGCAGTTGGCAATGGCGATGTCGCGCGAAGAAGCCGAACAAGAGGAGGCTAAGCGACGTAGCGATGATGTGCGTCTACAGCTTGCGCTGAGCCAGAGTGAACAGGATTTCAA AGATCAAACTGTACCGGCGGCGGCGCCAAAACGGGAAGAACCACAATCACATCTTCTAGATTTGCTGGACATTTCTCTGGGCGCCACGAGCATTTCGAGTCCACCATTGGGCGCTACCGGCGGCAGTGGTGATCCATGGGGCACGCCGGCACGTGCTGCCAGTCAG CTCTCGGATCCTTGGTCGGGCACATCGTCGCCACAAATCGATCCTTGGCAACCGGCCGCAGCTATGCGTGCAGCCACAGCTTCAGCACCACTGGGCGCCGTTGGCGGTTTAGGCAGTAATGGTGGCGATGCTTGGGGTCTAACACGCACACAATCGCCGTCCGTCGCTTCCGGCTCATCGACTGAGGGTTGGCTGCATAgcaatggtggtggtggtgctggcATCACCGGTGCGGTTGGTGGCGCTGCGCTTTTGAATGGCAATTCGCTGGGCGGCGGTGCGATTGGTGGTCTGGATCCTTGGCTATCGAAAACTGGCGGCATGGGTGGCGCTGCGGCAGCGGAGAAATTGGAACCGGCGGATCCATGGTTGACGGAAAGTGTGAAACCAGTTACTATGGCACCACTGGCGGCTGCGCCCAATGTCGATCCGTGGGCGCCCAAAGCTGGAGCGGCAAATGATGATCCCTGGAAGAGCACTCAAACGAATGTGGTTAAG CCTTCGCCCGATTTGGATGAGTTCGATATAATAACCAATCGTAATAAGACTGGCGATTTATTAATCGATGGCTTGACAAGTGCTTCGAACAACAATAAcg CATCGCTACTCGATGATTTGGATCCACTGTCTGCAACGAATTCATCGCTCAATGCATCAGCAACGAATACGAACAAACAACTGAAAACACCGCAATCGTTCTTAGGTGAAAATTCGTCATTAGTTAACTTGGATAATCTAATAAAGCCCGTGCAAACGCAGTCACAAGCTGGCAATGCTGCCTACAATCCATTTAGCGATACTGTTATACCACCAAAAACAAATCtattccaacaacaacagcctgCG GTACCGTCCATTAACCAGCTAAAACAGCAACAGCCTTTTGCTATGACTATGAACCAGGATCCTTGGGCGCCGGTCGCTAATTCCACTAATGCGTCACAG CCCTCCAGAAACTTCTTTACTGATTATGATAGCGACGATTTCACAAGTTTCAAtagcggtggcggcggcggcggcgaacATAATCATAATGACTTActtaacaacagcaataacaacaataataataatagcaacaaacaagccaacaacaataactacaacaatcagaataacaacaagaacaagcaGGCAATGCCGTACTCCAAGAGTGATTATGACGTCTTCAACTCTACATTTGCCAGCTCCAGTGATTTCTTTACTtatcccaacaacaacaaaaacaacaatagcaataataaaatcCAGCATGATGGACCATATCAATTCCAAACGCAAGTACAAATTCATAGTCAAAGCGTTGACAATATACGTAATATGCAAATCGCCAGCGTCGATAGCGACACTGAACTGCAGGCTAAAGCCTCATCCACCACGCTACGTCAACCCAATATGCTGGCCGGTGGCAGCTTCCATACCAGCatcggcagcaacaacaatacgctGACCATGCAGCCAACACACGCACCCACCGCGAGCAGCCACTTTGAGCCCTTTGCTGACTTTGGCAGCGCAATTAAGTCGGATTTTCCGAGTGTCGGtggtaattttattaataataacaacagcagcaacaacaacaacaacaacaatcctcTTTCGAATTACGCATTTGGCCAGACATCAATCAGCAATGCAAATGCCAAATATCCAGCAGCGCCGCCATTGACGTCAACCTACAGCAATGCCTTGTCTGCGGCGCTGGCCGATACGCCCGGAATTAAGATAGCGCCGGTCACAATGCTGCCATCAACGTCAGCtacaacaatgccaacaacaacaacatttggtTATCCGGCTGGTTTTGGCAACAGCCTTGATAGTAACGGTGCTGGTAGTGGCGGTGGTTCTCTCTTCAATTATGGCTTCTTTGATGCGAATTCTACAATGAactatcacaacaacaacaattttagcaATAATCTCGATAATAATGCTTTGTTTACGTCGTCGTCAGCAGCGCTGGGCAACTGCAAGCTGGAA aacaacaataatatgcCTTGGATGAACCCGGAAGCAGCATCGTCGTCGAATCCATTCTTAtcgtaa
- the LOC105211133 gene encoding epsin-1 isoform X7: MRKQKEDMQVNVAGLRRNIKNLAHNYSDAQVKVREATSNDPWGPSATIMAEIADLTYNVVAFSEIMQMIWKRLNDHGKNWRHVYKALILLEYLIKTGTEKVAQQCKENIFAIQTLREFVYFEEGKDQGTHVREKAKQLVNLLKDDERLKNERVKALKAKERFAQHPSGFGSDGYIDGPTHRDMPPGWQEEPKPVSELERVRPQTAGEEELQLQLAMAMSREEAEQEEAKRRSDDVRLQLALSQSEQDFKDQTVPAAAPKREEPQSHLLDLLDISLGATSISSPPLGATGGSGDPWGTPARAASQLSDPWSGTSSPQIDPWQPAAAMRAATASAPLGAVGGLGSNGGDAWGLTRTQSPSVASGSSTEGWLHSNGGGGAGITGAVGGAALLNGNSLGGGAIGGLDPWLSKTGGMGGAAAAEKLEPADPWLTESVKPVTMAPLAAAPNVDPWAPKAGAANDDPWKSTQTNVVKKPSPDLDEFDIITNRNKTGDLLIDGLTSASNNNNASLLDDLDPLSATNSSLNASATNTNKQLKTPQSFLGENSSLVNLDNLIKPVQTQSQAGNAAYNPFSDTVIPPKTNLFQQQQPAVPSINQLKQQQPFAMTMNQDPWAPVANSTNASQPTMEAWTLK, encoded by the exons A TGCGAAAACAAAAGGAAGACATGCAAGTGAATGTCGCTGGTTTACGTCGGAACATCAAAAATCTCGCGCACAACTACTCAGATGCGCAG GTGAAAGTACGCGAGGCCACCTCCAATGATCCATGGGGGCCATCGGCCACGATAATGGCCGAAATCGCCGATCTCACCTACAATGTGGTTGCCTTCTCGGAGATAATGCAAATGATTTGGAAGCGTCTGAATGATCATGGCAAGAACTGGCGTCACGTCTACAAGGCGCTCATACTGCTGGAGTATTTAATCAAAACCGGCACCGAGAAGGTAGCGCAACAGTGCAAAGAGAACATTTTCGCCATACAAACGCTGCGTGAATTCGTCTACTTCGAGGAGGGTAAAGATCAGGGCACGCATGTACGTGAAAAGGCCAAGCAGTTGGTGAATCTGCTGAAAGACGATGAACGTTTGAAAAACGAACGCGTGAAAGCATTGAAGGCGAAAGAACGCTTTGCGCAACATCCCAGTGGTTTTGGTAGTGACGGTTATATTGATGGACCGACGCATCGTGATATGCCGCCCGGTTGGCAAGAGGAGCCGAAGCCGGTGTCCGAGCTCGAGAGGGTGCGTCCACAAACGGCAGGCGAAGAGGAGCTACAGCTGCAGTTGGCAATGGCGATGTCGCGCGAAGAAGCCGAACAAGAGGAGGCTAAGCGACGTAGCGATGATGTGCGTCTACAGCTTGCGCTGAGCCAGAGTGAACAGGATTTCAA AGATCAAACTGTACCGGCGGCGGCGCCAAAACGGGAAGAACCACAATCACATCTTCTAGATTTGCTGGACATTTCTCTGGGCGCCACGAGCATTTCGAGTCCACCATTGGGCGCTACCGGCGGCAGTGGTGATCCATGGGGCACGCCGGCACGTGCTGCCAGTCAG CTCTCGGATCCTTGGTCGGGCACATCGTCGCCACAAATCGATCCTTGGCAACCGGCCGCAGCTATGCGTGCAGCCACAGCTTCAGCACCACTGGGCGCCGTTGGCGGTTTAGGCAGTAATGGTGGCGATGCTTGGGGTCTAACACGCACACAATCGCCGTCCGTCGCTTCCGGCTCATCGACTGAGGGTTGGCTGCATAgcaatggtggtggtggtgctggcATCACCGGTGCGGTTGGTGGCGCTGCGCTTTTGAATGGCAATTCGCTGGGCGGCGGTGCGATTGGTGGTCTGGATCCTTGGCTATCGAAAACTGGCGGCATGGGTGGCGCTGCGGCAGCGGAGAAATTGGAACCGGCGGATCCATGGTTGACGGAAAGTGTGAAACCAGTTACTATGGCACCACTGGCGGCTGCGCCCAATGTCGATCCGTGGGCGCCCAAAGCTGGAGCGGCAAATGATGATCCCTGGAAGAGCACTCAAACGAATGTGGTTAAG AAGCCTTCGCCCGATTTGGATGAGTTCGATATAATAACCAATCGTAATAAGACTGGCGATTTATTAATCGATGGCTTGACAAGTGCTTCGAACAACAATAAcg CATCGCTACTCGATGATTTGGATCCACTGTCTGCAACGAATTCATCGCTCAATGCATCAGCAACGAATACGAACAAACAACTGAAAACACCGCAATCGTTCTTAGGTGAAAATTCGTCATTAGTTAACTTGGATAATCTAATAAAGCCCGTGCAAACGCAGTCACAAGCTGGCAATGCTGCCTACAATCCATTTAGCGATACTGTTATACCACCAAAAACAAATCtattccaacaacaacagcctgCG GTACCGTCCATTAACCAGCTAAAACAGCAACAGCCTTTTGCTATGACTATGAACCAGGATCCTTGGGCGCCGGTCGCTAATTCCACTAATGCGTCACAG CCAACAATGGAGGCTTGGACGCTTAAATAA